One window of Cyanobacteriota bacterium genomic DNA carries:
- a CDS encoding photosystem II cytochrome PsbV2, with amino-acid sequence MLASLLVALSSSQPALAAGIDPYVTRYLRVSEPVPIQVDGQGTTRLFSAMELSAGKRLFEDNCKTCHVGGATLPNPSVSLSLA; translated from the coding sequence ATGCTGGCCAGCTTGTTGGTTGCCCTGTCTAGCAGTCAGCCAGCCCTAGCGGCAGGTATTGATCCCTACGTTACTAGGTATTTAAGAGTTTCAGAGCCAGTACCGATTCAAGTTGATGGCCAAGGAACAACGCGCTTGTTCTCGGCTATGGAACTGTCTGCTGGTAAACGACTGTTTGAAGATAATTGCAAAACCTGCCATGTCGGTGGAGCAACCCTTCCTAACCCGTCAGTGTCCCTTTCACTGGCTG
- the psbV gene encoding photosystem II cytochrome c-550 yields MIKRFILLAVAALLFIFQMAVGDAFALELDEATRTVKLNDSGETIVLSLKQVKEGKRLFNYACGQCHIGGNTKTDPNVDLSPQALALATPRRDSIEGLVDYMKNPTTYDGLESIAELHPSTQSTDIFPKMRNLTEEDLVAIAGHILFQPKVVGAKWAGGKIYY; encoded by the coding sequence ATGATTAAACGATTTATTCTGCTGGCCGTAGCCGCGTTATTGTTTATTTTTCAAATGGCTGTAGGAGATGCGTTTGCGTTGGAGCTGGACGAGGCTACACGCACGGTTAAATTGAATGATAGCGGCGAGACGATCGTCCTCAGCCTTAAGCAAGTCAAAGAAGGAAAGCGTTTATTTAACTACGCCTGCGGCCAGTGCCACATTGGCGGTAATACCAAAACTGATCCTAACGTAGACTTGAGTCCTCAAGCCTTGGCCCTAGCGACACCACGTCGTGACAGCATCGAAGGATTGGTTGACTACATGAAAAACCCCACTACCTATGATGGACTGGAGAGCATCGCCGAACTCCATCCCAGTACTCAGAGCACTGATATCTTTCCTAAGATGCGCAACCTAACTGAGGAAGACTTGGTGGCGATCGCAGGTCACATTCTCTTCCAGCCTAAGGTTGTTGGCGCAAAGTGGGCCGGTGGCAAAATCTATTACTAA
- a CDS encoding YciI family protein, giving the protein MPKYVMWGTYCEDVVEKRAPYRQAHLDGLATQKAQGVLVTIGPTKDLTQVFGIYDAENETVVRQLVESDPYWQHGIWTSYDVKEWIQAL; this is encoded by the coding sequence ATGCCTAAGTATGTGATGTGGGGAACCTATTGTGAAGATGTGGTTGAAAAACGTGCCCCCTATCGGCAGGCTCATTTGGATGGATTAGCTACTCAAAAGGCACAGGGGGTTTTGGTGACGATCGGCCCCACTAAAGACTTAACGCAGGTCTTTGGTATTTATGATGCGGAAAATGAAACTGTCGTCAGACAACTAGTGGAATCAGATCCCTATTGGCAACATGGTATCTGGACTAGTTATGACGTTAAAGAATGGATCCAGGCACTCTAA